A window of Cohnella herbarum contains these coding sequences:
- a CDS encoding MFS transporter: MQRSASNKVSWGLLLVLCGAIFLEGIDVSMMGVALPSIRAELGMSTSELSWVVSAYVLGYGGFMLLGGRAADLLGRRRMFLIWLFIFLLFSGIGGFATEGWVLIIARFVTGVAAAFMTPAGLSIITTSFPEGPLRNKALLVYAGTAAAGFSLGLVVGGLLTAIDWRWVFFAPVVLALIILLAAIRLIPVSVRPKRSSPGFDFAGAISVTGAMLLLVSTVVNAPEVELAWTIGTLAAGLLSLVAFIVIERRSAAPLMRLGILRSGALVRANLGAILFAGAFFGFQFVAVLYLQELRGWSALETGLALLAVGVDAVLAPTLTPRLVDRFGNVRVVFGGLCLAALSYALFLPVGLDWSYAAMFPTMILTGIAFALTYGPLTIAATDGIAEEEQGIAGGLLSTSLQFGAALGLSVVTAVSIIATGDNESPQAILEGFRTALLVPVGAAVLGAAITAIGFRKRKILQRIH, encoded by the coding sequence ATGCAAAGAAGCGCAAGCAATAAAGTGTCGTGGGGGCTGTTGCTCGTGCTATGCGGGGCGATCTTCCTCGAAGGAATCGACGTGTCGATGATGGGAGTGGCCTTGCCGTCGATTCGCGCGGAACTAGGCATGTCCACCAGCGAACTGAGTTGGGTAGTGAGCGCCTATGTTCTCGGTTATGGCGGATTTATGCTGCTGGGAGGGCGAGCAGCAGATTTGCTCGGCCGTCGGCGAATGTTTCTTATCTGGCTTTTCATTTTCCTCCTTTTCTCCGGTATAGGCGGATTTGCTACCGAGGGGTGGGTCCTAATTATCGCCCGTTTCGTGACAGGGGTCGCCGCTGCATTCATGACACCCGCCGGTCTCTCCATCATAACGACGAGTTTCCCCGAAGGCCCGCTGCGCAATAAGGCACTCTTGGTCTACGCGGGAACGGCGGCCGCGGGTTTCTCTCTTGGCCTTGTCGTTGGCGGATTGTTGACGGCGATTGACTGGAGATGGGTATTCTTCGCTCCGGTCGTACTGGCACTGATCATTCTCCTGGCCGCGATTCGTCTTATTCCGGTCTCGGTCCGCCCGAAGCGCTCATCCCCTGGTTTTGACTTCGCCGGAGCAATCAGCGTGACGGGGGCGATGCTCCTTCTCGTCTCGACGGTGGTCAATGCGCCGGAAGTGGAATTGGCTTGGACAATCGGCACGCTTGCTGCAGGGCTCTTGTCCCTGGTCGCCTTCATTGTAATTGAGAGGCGGTCGGCAGCGCCGCTAATGCGACTTGGCATTCTCCGTTCGGGCGCGCTCGTGCGTGCTAACCTTGGAGCAATCTTGTTCGCTGGCGCTTTCTTCGGCTTCCAGTTCGTCGCCGTCCTATATCTTCAGGAGCTGCGCGGCTGGTCAGCGCTTGAGACCGGTCTTGCGCTCTTGGCCGTTGGCGTCGATGCCGTACTCGCACCGACGCTCACACCCCGACTCGTTGACCGATTCGGCAACGTGCGGGTTGTATTCGGAGGCTTATGTCTGGCTGCTTTGTCTTACGCCCTGTTCCTGCCGGTTGGCCTCGACTGGAGCTATGCGGCAATGTTTCCTACCATGATTCTTACCGGCATCGCTTTTGCGCTAACCTATGGTCCGCTTACCATCGCGGCTACGGACGGCATTGCCGAAGAAGAGCAAGGGATTGCCGGCGGCCTTCTGAGCACGTCTCTCCAATTCGGTGCGGCTCTCGGCCTCTCGGTGGTGACCGCCGTCAGTATCATTGCCACGGGAGATAATGAATCGCCGCAGGCCATCTTGGAAGGCTTTCGAACCGCTCTGCTCGTTCCGGTTGGCGCGGCTGTCCTCGGTGCCGCAATTACTGCGATCGGTTTCCGGAAGCGCAAAATACTTCAACGGATCCATTAA
- a CDS encoding helix-turn-helix domain-containing protein, translating to MDIQKLNRLLELCIQEITENLKIDVIVSLGPIENGYRSVHRSYQHACRIKDYRLLPSNTLLNFENLHENNAKYNPDFELDFGHLKSLIVSKDKDEAIRYIDHTFNRLETGEGVTPEYVQGLTMEILFHIFGTLHVPNHHLDVFRKHSDHALFDILRMHRIADMTVWLKSLITDYMDSLEHAYDNIHPLVKTVLQYIDKNYAQEMSLKTLSATFNINAAYLGQLFKKTTGEIFSNYLNNVRIQKSKELLAATQLKSNQIATAVGFVNVNYFSNVFKKLTGVYPIEYRKSIQA from the coding sequence ATGGATATTCAGAAGCTAAATCGCCTGCTGGAGCTGTGCATTCAAGAAATTACTGAAAATTTGAAAATCGACGTGATCGTTTCGCTGGGCCCCATCGAAAACGGATACCGATCCGTTCATAGAAGTTACCAACACGCTTGCCGGATCAAGGATTACCGATTGCTGCCTTCCAATACGCTCCTTAATTTCGAAAATTTGCATGAGAATAACGCAAAATACAATCCTGATTTCGAGCTTGATTTCGGACATTTAAAAAGCTTGATTGTTTCCAAGGATAAGGACGAAGCCATACGATATATCGACCATACCTTTAATCGCCTGGAGACTGGCGAGGGGGTCACGCCTGAATATGTTCAGGGTTTGACTATGGAAATTTTATTTCACATCTTCGGCACTTTACACGTTCCCAACCATCACTTGGACGTCTTTCGAAAGCACTCCGACCATGCTCTGTTTGATATCCTGCGCATGCATCGAATCGCCGATATGACCGTCTGGCTGAAGTCCCTTATTACAGATTATATGGATAGTCTTGAACACGCTTATGACAATATTCACCCTCTAGTCAAGACCGTCCTTCAATATATAGACAAAAACTATGCACAGGAAATGTCGCTTAAGACGCTTTCCGCCACCTTTAACATCAATGCGGCCTACCTCGGTCAATTATTCAAAAAAACAACCGGCGAAATATTCTCCAACTATTTGAATAATGTGAGAATCCAGAAATCCAAAGAACTGCTGGCCGCCACTCAGCTGAAATCGAACCAGATTGCAACCGCCGTGGGCTTTGTCAATGTGAACTACTTTTCAAACGTGTTCAAGAAGCTCACGGGCGTTTATCCTATTGAATATAGAAAGTCGATTCAAGCGTAA
- a CDS encoding response regulator has product MYKVLIVDDELFILNGLPHVINWEEHGTEIVARARNGLEALEIMQNHDIHILVTDIMMPAMDGLELIKQIRDRGWNVKIIILSSHDDFKFVKEASKSGIENYLLKPIEEDELSNTILNTVEKLENEANATVQNHDNLNIVRENILYRWVTRNIGYDELENRAEFLQIDLSRESYMVGIVSILKNTKSQSFGISSSVRCRLPFLTFVQKFLTVTRTSYPSTA; this is encoded by the coding sequence ATGTACAAAGTATTGATCGTTGACGACGAGCTCTTTATTTTGAACGGCTTGCCTCATGTCATCAACTGGGAAGAGCACGGCACCGAAATCGTCGCCAGGGCGAGGAACGGACTGGAAGCGTTGGAGATTATGCAGAATCATGACATCCATATTTTAGTTACCGATATTATGATGCCGGCAATGGACGGCTTGGAACTGATTAAGCAGATTCGCGACAGGGGCTGGAACGTTAAAATCATTATTTTGAGCAGTCACGATGATTTTAAGTTTGTAAAAGAAGCCTCCAAGAGCGGGATTGAAAATTACTTGCTAAAGCCGATCGAAGAAGACGAGTTGTCCAACACGATCTTGAATACGGTTGAAAAGCTTGAAAACGAAGCAAACGCTACGGTTCAGAACCACGACAATCTCAACATCGTCCGGGAGAATATTCTTTATCGATGGGTCACCCGCAACATCGGGTACGATGAACTCGAAAACCGCGCCGAATTTTTGCAGATCGATCTGAGCCGCGAATCCTATATGGTTGGTATCGTCAGCATTTTAAAAAATACCAAATCCCAGTCGTTCGGGATATCCAGCTCGGTCCGCTGTCGATTGCCCTTCTTAACATTTGTTCAGAAGTTCTTGACGGTTACGAGAACTTCTTACCCTTCAACAGCTTAA